Proteins from one Niallia circulans genomic window:
- a CDS encoding glycoside hydrolase family 1 protein: MSNKLKVNIPDDFIIGAAASAWQTEGWSGKKEAQDSYLDLWYKNNKNVWHNGYGPGVATNFYNRYKEDIGIMAEIGLTHYRTSINWSRFLSDYEEAEVDEEYAAYIDKVIDELLEKGVEPMICLEHYEVPAYLFEKYGGWNSKHVVDLFVKYADKVLERYGHKVKHWFTFNEPIVVQTRVYLDAIRYPFEQNTQKWMQWNFHKALATAKVVELFKQKGLKEKTGAKMGVILNPEVTYARSSAPHDQQAAQIYDLFFNRIFLDPSIKGEYPQQLFDLMVKHDIAFDYTQEDLAVIKDNTVDYVGINLYYPHRVKARTNAWNEGTPFHPSYYYEMFDMPGKKMNPFRGWEIYPQIMYDMAIRMKEEYGNIEWFIAENGMGVENEARYKDETGRIQDDYRIEFISEHMKWLLKAVEEGSNCKGYMLWAFTDNVSPMNAFKNRYGLVEINLEDNRNRKQKKSALWYKSIIANRALEVEDDDIVK, from the coding sequence ATGTCTAACAAGTTAAAAGTGAACATACCAGATGATTTCATAATTGGTGCAGCTGCCTCTGCTTGGCAAACAGAGGGCTGGTCTGGCAAAAAGGAAGCACAGGATTCCTATTTGGATTTATGGTACAAAAATAATAAGAATGTCTGGCATAACGGGTATGGGCCAGGAGTAGCTACTAACTTTTATAATAGATATAAAGAAGATATCGGAATAATGGCGGAAATTGGCCTAACGCATTACCGGACATCGATTAATTGGTCCCGCTTTTTGAGTGATTATGAAGAGGCGGAAGTTGATGAAGAATATGCGGCGTATATTGATAAGGTGATTGATGAACTCTTGGAAAAAGGTGTAGAACCGATGATTTGCTTGGAGCATTATGAAGTGCCAGCATACTTGTTTGAGAAATATGGGGGCTGGAATTCTAAGCATGTGGTTGACCTTTTCGTAAAATACGCTGACAAAGTGCTTGAGCGCTATGGGCATAAGGTTAAGCATTGGTTTACCTTCAATGAGCCGATTGTTGTGCAAACAAGGGTGTACTTGGACGCTATTCGCTATCCCTTTGAACAAAACACACAGAAATGGATGCAGTGGAACTTTCATAAAGCATTAGCAACAGCTAAAGTAGTGGAGCTTTTTAAGCAGAAGGGTCTCAAAGAGAAAACTGGCGCAAAGATGGGTGTTATCTTAAATCCGGAAGTGACATATGCGCGCTCATCTGCTCCACATGATCAGCAGGCCGCCCAAATATATGATTTGTTTTTTAACCGAATATTCTTAGATCCGTCCATTAAAGGCGAATACCCACAGCAGCTTTTTGACTTGATGGTGAAGCATGATATTGCCTTTGATTATACACAAGAGGACTTAGCAGTAATCAAGGATAATACGGTTGATTATGTGGGGATTAACCTTTATTACCCGCATCGCGTGAAAGCACGGACGAACGCATGGAATGAAGGAACCCCGTTTCATCCTTCCTATTATTATGAAATGTTTGATATGCCTGGCAAGAAAATGAATCCTTTTCGCGGCTGGGAAATATATCCGCAAATCATGTACGATATGGCAATCCGGATGAAAGAGGAATATGGCAATATAGAATGGTTTATCGCAGAAAATGGCATGGGTGTCGAAAATGAGGCACGCTATAAGGATGAGACAGGCCGCATTCAGGATGATTACAGAATCGAATTTATAAGTGAGCACATGAAGTGGCTTTTGAAGGCAGTGGAGGAAGGTTCCAATTGCAAGGGCTATATGCTGTGGGCATTTACAGATAATGTTTCACCGATGAATGCATTCAAAAACCGTTACGGACTTGTTGAAATTAATCTAGAGGACAACAGAAACAGGAAGCAAAAAAAGTCGGCCTTATGGTATAAATCCATCATTGCTAATCGAGCATTAGAGGTTGAAGATGACGATATCGTTAAATAA
- a CDS encoding PTS sugar transporter subunit IIC, translating to MSFKENAADVLGNVAYKITNQKYIMAIKKAFVTLMPVIITGAFAVLVANMILGTESGLAHFEMFAFLAEYKPIMTAIQYATLNFLTIGAVFLIGIELGRINGHKSLFPGILAIMSYISVVPTTIELLVNEQNQLVTDVLARQFSDPKSLFLGMIIAIVSVEIYSKLANVEKLKIKMPDSVPYNVATSFSALIPSILTVTIVATFGFIFYKVTGIYLYEAIYNVVQKPLESVMQGLPGILILMFVAQFFWVIGIHGNQMIKPIREPLLLASITVNMTAFQEGKEIPNIITMPFWDVYMSIGGSGVTIGLLIAIFIVSKREEMRSIAKLSFGPGIFNINEPVIFGLPVMLNPIMAIPFVITPLVTGTIGYIATATGFAGKAVVMVPWTTPPIINAWLSTAGSMGAVVTQLICIAASVFIYVPFVLMANKATQQTGEEGENTRKVI from the coding sequence ATGAGCTTTAAAGAAAATGCAGCAGATGTTTTAGGCAATGTCGCCTATAAGATTACCAATCAGAAATATATTATGGCAATCAAGAAAGCATTTGTTACCTTAATGCCTGTCATCATTACAGGAGCCTTTGCCGTACTTGTGGCAAATATGATTTTAGGTACAGAAAGTGGCTTAGCGCATTTTGAAATGTTTGCCTTCCTGGCTGAATACAAGCCAATTATGACAGCCATCCAATATGCTACATTGAATTTCCTGACAATCGGAGCTGTTTTTCTAATAGGAATCGAGCTTGGCCGCATAAATGGTCACAAATCGCTCTTTCCAGGGATACTCGCTATCATGTCGTATATCTCTGTTGTGCCGACAACGATAGAACTGCTTGTAAACGAACAAAATCAGCTTGTGACAGATGTTTTGGCAAGACAATTCTCTGATCCCAAAAGTTTATTTCTCGGGATGATCATTGCCATTGTTTCCGTGGAAATATACAGCAAGCTGGCGAATGTAGAGAAATTAAAGATTAAGATGCCAGACAGTGTTCCTTATAATGTAGCAACCTCTTTTTCAGCATTAATTCCATCAATATTGACAGTAACAATCGTCGCAACATTTGGCTTCATATTCTATAAAGTTACTGGCATATATCTTTATGAAGCAATCTATAATGTTGTGCAGAAGCCGCTTGAAAGTGTTATGCAAGGACTTCCGGGGATATTGATTCTTATGTTTGTCGCTCAATTCTTTTGGGTGATAGGAATACACGGAAACCAAATGATTAAACCAATTCGAGAACCGCTTTTGCTTGCTTCCATAACGGTCAATATGACAGCCTTCCAAGAAGGAAAAGAAATTCCGAACATTATTACAATGCCGTTTTGGGATGTATATATGAGCATTGGTGGATCTGGAGTGACGATTGGTTTGCTGATTGCGATCTTTATTGTTTCGAAACGAGAGGAAATGAGAAGTATTGCTAAGTTGTCTTTCGGTCCAGGAATTTTCAATATCAATGAACCTGTTATTTTTGGACTTCCAGTCATGCTTAATCCTATTATGGCAATACCGTTTGTCATCACACCGCTAGTAACTGGAACGATTGGATATATTGCCACCGCAACTGGCTTTGCTGGTAAGGCAGTCGTGATGGTTCCATGGACGACACCACCAATTATCAATGCTTGGCTGTCAACTGCTGGCAGCATGGGAGCAGTCGTTACACAGTTGATTTGTATTGCTGCATCTGTGTTCATCTATGTGCCGTTTGTTTTAATGGCTAATAAAGCGACACAGCAAACAGGAGAAGAAGGTGAAAATACAAGGAAGGTGATATAA
- the uxuA gene encoding mannonate dehydratase: MKMSFRWYGKQDSISLEYIRQIPNMKNIVSAVYDVPPGEAWPEESIQELYRDITAAGLEFKVVESVPVHEDIKLGLPNRDTYIDNYIDTIARLSKIGIEVICYNFMPVFDWTRTQLDKQLEDGSTALVYYKEQLEKMDPVHSDLSLPGWDSSYTREELQALISKYTELGEMGLWNNLEYFLNRVIPAAEEHGIKMAIHPDDPPWSIFGLPRIITNEANLDRFLSLYDSEANGITLCSGSLGCTSDNDMVKLAAKYTSLHRVPFAHLRNIKILENGDFEESAHFSSYGSLDMAAILQALYENGFTGYIRPDHGRMIWGETGKPGYGLYDRALGSTYLSGIWEMLEKSGGK; the protein is encoded by the coding sequence ATGAAGATGTCTTTTAGATGGTATGGAAAACAAGACAGCATCTCTCTTGAGTATATTCGGCAAATACCTAATATGAAAAACATTGTCAGTGCCGTTTATGATGTTCCACCAGGAGAGGCCTGGCCAGAGGAAAGTATTCAGGAGCTGTACAGAGATATAACAGCAGCAGGACTGGAGTTTAAGGTAGTGGAAAGCGTGCCTGTTCATGAAGATATTAAATTAGGTCTTCCAAATAGAGATACGTATATTGATAACTATATAGATACGATTGCAAGACTTTCAAAAATCGGCATTGAAGTTATTTGCTATAACTTCATGCCTGTATTCGACTGGACGAGAACACAGCTTGATAAGCAGCTGGAGGATGGTTCTACAGCATTAGTCTATTACAAGGAACAGCTAGAAAAGATGGATCCAGTCCACAGCGACTTGTCATTGCCAGGCTGGGATTCGTCCTACACAAGAGAAGAGCTCCAAGCATTAATCAGCAAATATACGGAGCTTGGAGAAATGGGTCTTTGGAATAACCTAGAATATTTTTTAAATAGAGTTATTCCAGCAGCAGAGGAGCATGGCATAAAGATGGCCATTCATCCAGATGATCCGCCATGGAGTATCTTTGGTCTCCCTCGCATTATTACAAATGAGGCAAATCTCGATCGGTTTTTAAGTCTATATGACAGTGAAGCAAATGGAATCACGTTATGCTCAGGATCCTTAGGCTGTACTAGTGATAACGACATGGTGAAGCTGGCAGCGAAATATACAAGCCTTCATCGGGTGCCCTTTGCTCATTTGCGCAACATAAAGATTCTCGAAAATGGCGATTTTGAAGAATCAGCACATTTTTCGAGCTATGGAAGTCTTGATATGGCTGCTATCTTACAAGCGCTTTATGAAAATGGCTTTACAGGTTATATAAGACCAGATCACGGCAGGATGATTTGGGGAGAAACTGGAAAACCAGGATATGGGCTTTATGACAGGGCTCTAGGAAGCACGTATCTTTCAGGCATCTGGGAAATGCTTGAAAAATCAGGAGGTAAATAA
- a CDS encoding BglG family transcription antiterminator translates to MLSLRQQKLLHLLMQEEVALTGAELASVLQVTSRTIRSDVKMLADKLQENGANIVLKRGKGYELIIKDYKYFRPFLQDAIVRNEDYTVPADPAERMEYMLRRLLLSDEYIKVEQLVKELYISETSVKNGLREVKKVLKRFSLDLDKRPNYGLKIIGPEAKMRICMAEFVFHSESQSYQALPSQELEKIGDILTERTKEAAILLSDIGKSNLITHIAIACKRIFHDNYVSMPKKELEAIMAEKEYKVAKAIVSDLQKSLGTVFPEEEIAYIAIHLLGSKIISYQPTAEINILDMIERDILELSKKLLNETENIMQLGISDDEELIYGLCLHLKPAINRYKYGLSIRNPLLKEIMKNYPVAFDAAILMGKTLKLETGMAINQEEIGYMALHVGAAMERKKSKGRAKRCLIVCATGVASAQLLYHRLHATFGSRLQIVGTANVFDLHKYDLGTLDFIITTIPIKRKLTVPIIDVNTILRDEDIERLENLVIENIGSVIKYIRQDLTFFQQDLKSKEEVLHFLCSNLERLEDIPADFQELVEERERIAPTSYGTMVAIPHPIRPVTKNTLWAVCTLKKPIQWGDSRVQFICLLSVQKEYKKDLQKMYQLLVKISGNAALVERLVKVNSYEEFVSILLSLEE, encoded by the coding sequence ATGCTTTCATTACGTCAACAAAAACTGTTGCATTTATTGATGCAGGAGGAAGTGGCACTGACAGGGGCGGAACTTGCGTCTGTTTTGCAGGTCACATCACGGACAATAAGAAGTGATGTAAAAATGCTCGCAGATAAACTTCAAGAAAATGGTGCTAACATTGTTTTAAAAAGAGGCAAAGGCTATGAGTTGATAATTAAAGATTATAAATATTTTCGGCCTTTTTTACAGGATGCAATCGTCAGAAACGAAGATTACACAGTTCCGGCAGATCCAGCGGAGAGAATGGAATATATGCTGAGGCGTTTGCTATTGTCAGATGAGTATATCAAGGTAGAGCAGTTAGTGAAGGAGCTGTATATAAGCGAAACGTCAGTTAAAAATGGATTGAGGGAAGTGAAAAAAGTCTTGAAGCGCTTCAGCTTGGATTTGGACAAGCGGCCAAATTATGGGCTGAAAATAATTGGTCCTGAAGCAAAAATGCGCATTTGTATGGCCGAGTTTGTTTTTCATTCTGAAAGCCAGTCTTATCAGGCACTACCTTCACAAGAGTTAGAAAAAATAGGGGATATTTTAACGGAAAGAACAAAAGAGGCAGCAATTTTGCTCTCCGATATAGGCAAATCTAATTTAATCACGCACATTGCCATAGCGTGTAAACGTATTTTTCATGATAATTATGTTTCGATGCCTAAAAAAGAGCTCGAAGCAATTATGGCAGAAAAGGAATATAAAGTTGCTAAGGCAATTGTGAGTGATTTGCAGAAATCATTAGGGACGGTATTTCCTGAGGAAGAGATTGCTTATATAGCGATTCATTTGCTTGGTTCGAAAATCATCTCCTATCAGCCGACTGCTGAGATTAATATCCTTGATATGATTGAAAGAGATATTCTTGAACTTTCCAAAAAGCTATTAAATGAGACAGAAAATATTATGCAGCTTGGCATATCGGATGATGAGGAACTCATTTATGGTTTGTGCCTGCATTTAAAGCCGGCCATTAATCGGTATAAATATGGCTTAAGTATTCGTAATCCACTGCTGAAGGAAATTATGAAAAATTATCCTGTAGCATTTGACGCGGCAATTTTAATGGGAAAAACGCTGAAGCTGGAAACAGGAATGGCTATAAATCAAGAGGAAATTGGCTATATGGCATTGCATGTTGGCGCGGCAATGGAACGGAAAAAGTCAAAGGGAAGGGCGAAGCGCTGTCTGATTGTCTGCGCTACAGGAGTTGCAAGCGCACAATTGCTGTACCATAGACTTCACGCCACATTTGGAAGCCGGCTGCAAATAGTAGGTACTGCTAATGTGTTTGATTTACATAAATATGATTTAGGGACACTCGATTTTATAATTACAACGATCCCGATAAAGCGAAAATTAACGGTACCAATCATCGATGTTAACACGATTTTAAGAGATGAAGATATTGAGAGACTTGAAAACCTGGTGATTGAGAATATTGGAAGTGTCATCAAGTATATTAGGCAAGATCTTACCTTTTTCCAACAGGATTTAAAGTCAAAGGAGGAGGTGCTTCACTTTCTTTGCAGTAATTTGGAAAGGCTGGAGGATATTCCTGCTGATTTCCAAGAGCTTGTGGAGGAAAGAGAGAGGATAGCGCCGACAAGCTATGGAACAATGGTAGCTATTCCACATCCAATAAGACCTGTGACGAAAAATACATTGTGGGCTGTTTGCACATTGAAAAAGCCAATTCAGTGGGGAGACAGTCGTGTCCAGTTTATTTGTCTGTTAAGTGTGCAAAAGGAATATAAAAAGGATTTGCAAAAGATGTACCAGCTTTTAGTAAAAATTTCTGGCAATGCGGCCCTTGTCGAAAGGCTCGTTAAAGTTAATTCTTATGAAGAATTTGTCAGCATTTTGCTTTCTTTAGAGGAGTAG
- a CDS encoding PTS sugar transporter subunit IIB produces MRKIILACAAGMSTSIVVSKMKAAIKARGEEIDVYAIPEGAIEDELATSSKGIIAILLGPQVRFMKQAAVNTAKPYGIPVDVIDVRLYGTADGEKILDHALKLGQK; encoded by the coding sequence ATGAGAAAAATTATATTGGCATGTGCAGCGGGCATGTCCACCTCCATAGTCGTATCCAAAATGAAAGCAGCCATTAAAGCAAGAGGCGAAGAAATAGACGTTTATGCCATTCCAGAGGGTGCAATAGAGGATGAGCTTGCAACGTCAAGTAAAGGAATTATTGCCATTCTGCTTGGACCACAGGTTCGGTTCATGAAACAGGCGGCGGTAAATACGGCAAAGCCTTATGGTATTCCAGTTGATGTTATTGACGTGAGACTGTATGGAACAGCAGATGGAGAAAAAATTCTCGACCATGCATTGAAATTGGGTCAAAAATAA
- a CDS encoding PTS lactose/cellobiose transporter subunit IIA, giving the protein MELLEEMQAAAFQIITYSGEARSSYVEAIRTARAGNIEEAKELIKTGERSYNKIHKVHASFVQREASGEALPFSLILMHAEDQMLTTETLKIMASEMVEMCAVFLTNEKKAE; this is encoded by the coding sequence ATGGAATTGTTAGAGGAAATGCAGGCGGCAGCTTTTCAAATCATAACATATTCAGGGGAAGCAAGAAGCAGCTATGTTGAGGCAATTCGTACAGCAAGGGCAGGGAATATAGAGGAAGCGAAGGAGCTTATTAAGACTGGTGAACGTTCCTATAATAAGATACATAAAGTTCACGCATCCTTCGTCCAAAGGGAGGCAAGTGGTGAAGCTCTGCCATTTTCCTTAATTCTTATGCATGCAGAAGACCAAATGCTGACAACAGAAACATTGAAAATTATGGCAAGTGAAATGGTGGAAATGTGTGCCGTCTTTTTAACAAATGAAAAAAAGGCCGAATAA